A stretch of Microbacterium caowuchunii DNA encodes these proteins:
- the nusA gene encoding transcription termination factor NusA, protein MDIDLGLLRTVEREREIPFEELVAIIEQAILTAYAKHTSPSGELPAGARAHLDRKTGHVAVFVPLLDEEGAVIGEEESAPDDFGRIAAFAAKQVINQRLRDIADDAVLGEFRGKEGDIVAGVIQQGPNPRMVHVDLGSVEAILPPEEQVPGEQYKHGTRIRVYVTSVSKGTKGPQITVSRTHPGLVRKLFALEVPEIASGVVEIVSLAREAGHRTKMAVRTADPSINAKGACIGEMGRRVRSVTEELGGEKIDIVDYDPELAAFVANALSPAKVTSAFVLDSSIKAVRALVPDYQLSLAIGKEGQNARLAAKLTGAKIDIQPDSILES, encoded by the coding sequence GTGGATATCGATCTCGGACTTCTGCGTACGGTCGAGCGCGAACGGGAAATCCCGTTCGAAGAACTCGTCGCCATCATCGAGCAGGCGATTCTGACCGCCTACGCGAAGCACACCTCGCCCAGCGGCGAACTGCCCGCTGGCGCCCGTGCGCATCTGGACCGGAAGACCGGCCACGTGGCCGTGTTCGTGCCGCTCCTCGACGAGGAGGGCGCCGTCATCGGCGAGGAGGAGAGTGCGCCGGACGACTTCGGCCGCATCGCCGCCTTCGCCGCCAAGCAGGTCATCAACCAGCGGCTGCGCGACATCGCCGACGACGCCGTGCTCGGGGAGTTCCGCGGCAAGGAGGGCGACATCGTCGCCGGTGTGATCCAGCAGGGGCCCAACCCCCGCATGGTCCACGTCGACCTCGGCTCGGTCGAGGCGATCCTGCCGCCCGAGGAGCAGGTCCCCGGCGAGCAGTACAAGCACGGCACCCGCATCCGCGTCTACGTCACCTCCGTCTCCAAGGGCACGAAGGGCCCGCAGATCACGGTCTCGCGCACCCACCCCGGACTCGTCCGGAAGCTGTTCGCCCTCGAGGTCCCGGAGATCGCCTCCGGCGTCGTCGAGATCGTCTCGCTCGCCCGCGAGGCGGGGCACCGCACCAAGATGGCCGTGCGGACGGCGGACCCGTCGATCAACGCGAAGGGCGCCTGCATCGGCGAGATGGGACGCCGGGTGCGCTCGGTGACCGAGGAGCTCGGTGGCGAGAAGATCGACATCGTCGACTACGACCCGGAACTCGCCGCCTTCGTCGCCAACGCGCTGTCGCCGGCCAAGGTCACCTCGGCGTTCGTCCTGGACTCGTCGATCAAGGCCGTGCGCGCACTCGTGCCGGACTACCAGCTCTCGCTCGCGATCGGCAAGGAAGGGCAGAACGCCCGCCTGGCCGCGAAGCTCACCGGGGCGAAGATCGACATCCAGCCCGACAGCATCCTGGAGAGCTGA
- a CDS encoding lipase family protein, translated as MPETAAPPAPKPPRWRALAGLLEAAPPRVMMLLGAGIALLGSLIVIRPLASLVLLGVYVGVSAILSGLLELVSRHRAPTWWTRALAFVWIAGGVIVLVWLGRSIEFLPAALAILLVVGGLASLGDALGAKRLSVRVLALAWGAAQIAFGVLSLTWPDLTLLVVAVVFGVRTIVFGATLITRGTRRLIAARRPPGAQRAVAEPSRRALAWAAAGRYALSLLLVVGAVGGFGLDDFLSEGAPVVDGFYDPPSDLPLGHGRLIRTGESLGREPDRGSVSRILYTTRDAHGFRAVGSAMVIVPDDPAPGPRPVIIWNHGTTGVARGCAPSLTDGTATKWAIPALEQMLARGWVVVAPDYSGQGAPGTFPYLIGKGEAHSALDAVLAAGEMEDLVLSPQTVVWGHSQGGHAALWTSQLAEEYTPGLDILGTAAFAPAADPVELARELTSGDAGAMLTVLVSWVLVPYADTYADVDLNAYVATGARSIVREMTQRCLSEPGVMVSALTALGLREDSPFDTENLTSGALGRRLAENVPTGPWNTPIFVSWGTRDEVLPTASQRALVERLCAQGEQVRAVPVRGRGHQDILQPRSAMLTDLVRWTDTLRFAAVPPASVLDDCEP; from the coding sequence ATGCCCGAAACCGCCGCACCCCCCGCCCCGAAGCCGCCGCGCTGGCGTGCACTGGCGGGTCTCCTGGAAGCGGCACCGCCCCGGGTCATGATGCTGCTGGGCGCCGGCATCGCGCTGCTGGGCTCGCTCATCGTCATCCGGCCGCTGGCCTCCCTCGTCCTCCTCGGCGTCTACGTCGGGGTCAGCGCGATCCTCTCCGGGCTCCTCGAACTCGTCTCCCGGCACCGTGCGCCGACGTGGTGGACGCGCGCGCTGGCCTTCGTGTGGATCGCGGGCGGGGTCATCGTGCTCGTCTGGCTCGGCCGCAGCATCGAATTCCTCCCCGCAGCGCTCGCGATCCTGCTCGTCGTCGGCGGCCTGGCCTCACTCGGCGACGCGCTCGGGGCGAAGCGGCTGAGCGTCCGGGTGCTGGCCCTCGCCTGGGGGGCGGCCCAGATCGCCTTCGGCGTACTGTCGCTGACCTGGCCGGATCTCACCCTCCTGGTCGTCGCGGTCGTCTTCGGGGTGCGCACGATCGTCTTCGGGGCGACGCTGATCACCCGCGGGACGCGACGGCTGATCGCCGCGCGGCGTCCGCCGGGCGCGCAGAGAGCGGTCGCCGAGCCGTCGCGGCGCGCACTGGCCTGGGCGGCCGCCGGACGGTACGCGCTGTCGCTCCTGCTGGTCGTGGGCGCCGTCGGCGGTTTCGGGCTCGACGACTTCCTCAGCGAGGGTGCGCCGGTCGTGGACGGCTTCTACGATCCGCCGAGCGACCTCCCGCTCGGTCACGGGCGGCTCATTCGCACGGGGGAGTCCCTCGGCCGGGAACCGGACCGGGGAAGCGTCAGCCGCATCCTCTACACGACGCGCGATGCGCACGGCTTCCGTGCCGTGGGCAGCGCCATGGTCATCGTCCCGGACGACCCGGCGCCCGGACCCCGTCCGGTGATCATCTGGAACCACGGAACCACCGGCGTGGCCCGCGGATGCGCGCCGAGCCTCACCGACGGGACCGCCACGAAGTGGGCGATCCCCGCCCTGGAGCAGATGCTCGCCCGCGGCTGGGTGGTCGTCGCCCCCGACTACAGCGGACAGGGCGCGCCCGGCACGTTCCCCTACCTGATCGGCAAGGGCGAGGCGCACTCCGCCCTCGACGCGGTGCTGGCGGCCGGGGAGATGGAGGACCTCGTGCTCTCGCCCCAGACCGTCGTCTGGGGACACTCGCAGGGCGGCCACGCGGCGCTGTGGACCTCGCAGCTGGCCGAGGAGTACACCCCCGGCCTGGACATCCTGGGGACGGCGGCGTTCGCGCCGGCGGCGGACCCGGTGGAACTCGCCCGGGAACTGACCTCCGGCGACGCGGGTGCGATGCTCACGGTGCTCGTCTCCTGGGTGCTGGTGCCGTATGCGGACACCTACGCCGACGTCGATCTGAACGCCTACGTCGCGACCGGCGCCCGGTCGATCGTGCGCGAGATGACCCAGCGCTGCCTGAGCGAGCCCGGCGTGATGGTCTCCGCGCTGACCGCGCTGGGCCTGCGCGAGGACAGCCCCTTCGACACCGAGAACCTGACCAGTGGGGCGCTGGGGCGACGACTCGCCGAGAACGTGCCGACGGGGCCGTGGAACACGCCGATCTTCGTGTCCTGGGGGACGCGTGACGAGGTCCTGCCCACGGCGTCGCAGCGTGCGCTGGTGGAGCGGCTCTGCGCCCAGGGGGAGCAGGTGCGGGCGGTGCCGGTGCGCGGCCGTGGCCACCAGGACATCCTGCAACCGCGCTCGGCCATGCTGACCGACCTCGTGCGGTGGACCGACACGCTGCGGTTCGCCGCTGTGCCCCCGGCATCCGTGCTGGACGACTGCGAACCCTGA
- the ispG gene encoding flavodoxin-dependent (E)-4-hydroxy-3-methylbut-2-enyl-diphosphate synthase — MPRVPEILSPRRKSRQIRVGKVLVGGDAPVSVQSMTTTKTTDINATLQQIAELTASGCEIVRVAVPSQDDADVLHIIAKKSQIPVIADIHFQPKYVFQAIDAGCAAVRVNPGNIRQFDDKVGEIARAAKDAGVSLRIGVNAGSLDKRLLEKYGRATPEALVESAVWEASLFEEHDFHDFKISVKHNDPVVMVKAYRQLAARGDWPLHLGVTEAGPAFQGTIKSATAFGILLAEGIGDTIRVSLSAPPAEEVKVAHQILQSLNLRERTLEIVSCPSCGRAQVDVYTLAEDVTEGLKDMTVPLRVAVMGCVVNGPGEARDADLGVASGNGKGQIFVKGEVVKTVPESEIVATLIAEANRIAAEMGPDAGIGTAQVVTV; from the coding sequence ATGCCGCGCGTCCCCGAGATCCTCTCCCCTCGCCGCAAGAGCCGGCAGATCCGTGTCGGGAAGGTGCTCGTCGGCGGTGACGCCCCCGTGAGCGTCCAGTCGATGACGACCACCAAGACCACCGACATCAACGCGACGCTGCAGCAGATCGCGGAGCTCACCGCGTCGGGCTGCGAGATCGTGCGCGTGGCGGTGCCGAGCCAGGACGATGCGGATGTGCTGCACATCATCGCGAAGAAGAGCCAGATCCCGGTGATCGCGGACATCCACTTCCAGCCGAAGTACGTCTTCCAGGCGATCGACGCCGGCTGTGCCGCGGTGCGGGTGAACCCGGGCAACATCCGCCAGTTCGACGACAAGGTCGGCGAGATCGCCCGTGCCGCCAAGGATGCCGGGGTCTCCCTCCGCATCGGTGTGAACGCCGGGTCGCTCGACAAGCGCCTGCTGGAGAAGTACGGCCGGGCCACCCCCGAGGCGCTCGTGGAGAGCGCGGTCTGGGAGGCGTCCCTGTTCGAGGAGCACGACTTCCACGACTTCAAGATCTCGGTCAAGCACAACGACCCGGTCGTGATGGTGAAGGCCTACCGCCAGCTGGCCGCGCGGGGCGACTGGCCGCTGCACCTCGGGGTGACCGAGGCCGGACCCGCCTTCCAGGGCACGATCAAGTCGGCGACGGCCTTCGGCATCCTCCTCGCCGAGGGGATCGGTGACACGATCCGCGTCTCGCTCTCAGCGCCGCCCGCCGAAGAGGTGAAGGTCGCGCACCAGATCCTGCAGTCGCTGAACCTGCGTGAGCGCACGCTCGAGATCGTGTCCTGCCCGTCCTGCGGGCGCGCACAGGTCGACGTGTACACGCTCGCCGAGGACGTCACGGAGGGCCTGAAGGACATGACCGTGCCGCTCCGCGTGGCCGTCATGGGCTGCGTCGTGAACGGCCCCGGCGAGGCGCGCGATGCCGACCTGGGGGTCGCCAGCGGCAACGGCAAGGGCCAGATCTTCGTGAAGGGCGAGGTCGTGAAGACCGTGCCCGAGTCGGAGATCGTCGCGACCCTGATCGCCGAGGCCAACCGCATCGCGGCCGAGATGGGCCCGGATGCGGGCATCGGCACCGCCCAGGTCGTCACCGTCTGA
- a CDS encoding proline--tRNA ligase has protein sequence MVTRLSHFFLRTLREDPADAEVTSHRLLVRAGYIRRQAPGVFAWLPLGLRVKAKIEQIIRDEMGAAGAYEVHFPALLPREPYEVTGRWEEYGDALFRLQDRKGADYLLAPTHEEVFTLLVKDLYSSYKDLPLTIYQIQDKYRDEARPRAGLLRGREFTMKDAYSFDYTDAGLDASYQAQRDAYERIFQRLGLEYVIVQADAGAMGGSRSEEFLHPTPVGEDTFVRSAGGYAANVEAFTTVVPDALPIEGLPEPVIFDSPDTPTIATLVEHANTHLDGEYTAADTLKNVVFALTHLDGTRELVVVGLPGDRDVDDKRVEVAFAPASVEPATEADFAANPLLVKGYIGPWSPTGAILGEESATGIRYVLDPRVVDGTSWITGANIDQKHVHSLVAGRDFGADGFVEVASVREGDPAPDGSGPVSLARGMEIGHVFQLGRKYADALGLKVLDENGKLVTVTMGSYGIGVTRILAIIAELNNDDRGLIWPTSVAPFDVHVVAAGRDAAAFELAASLSAELETAGLDVLYDDRPKVSPGVKFGDAELIGVPRIVIVGRGAAEGMVEVWDRRTGERETVPAGDVRGILTA, from the coding sequence GTGGTCACCCGTCTCTCGCACTTCTTCCTCCGCACCCTCCGTGAAGACCCGGCCGACGCGGAGGTGACCAGTCACCGGCTGCTCGTCCGTGCCGGCTACATCCGGCGCCAGGCGCCCGGTGTGTTCGCGTGGCTTCCGCTCGGACTGCGCGTCAAGGCGAAGATCGAGCAGATCATCCGCGACGAGATGGGTGCGGCGGGCGCCTACGAGGTGCACTTCCCGGCTCTGCTGCCGCGCGAGCCCTACGAGGTCACGGGTCGCTGGGAGGAGTACGGCGACGCGCTGTTCCGCCTGCAGGACCGCAAGGGTGCCGACTACCTGCTGGCCCCGACCCACGAGGAGGTCTTCACCCTGCTGGTGAAGGACCTGTACTCCTCGTACAAGGACCTGCCGCTGACGATCTATCAGATCCAGGACAAGTACCGCGACGAGGCACGCCCCCGCGCCGGGCTCCTGCGCGGTCGCGAGTTCACCATGAAGGACGCCTACTCCTTCGACTACACGGACGCCGGTCTGGACGCCTCGTACCAGGCCCAGCGCGACGCCTACGAGCGCATCTTCCAGCGCCTGGGCCTCGAGTACGTGATCGTCCAGGCGGATGCCGGCGCCATGGGCGGATCCCGGTCCGAGGAGTTCCTGCACCCGACCCCTGTCGGCGAGGACACCTTCGTCCGTTCCGCGGGCGGGTACGCCGCGAACGTCGAGGCGTTCACCACGGTCGTGCCGGACGCGCTGCCGATCGAGGGTCTCCCCGAGCCGGTCATCTTCGATTCGCCCGACACCCCGACGATCGCCACTCTCGTGGAGCACGCCAACACGCACCTCGACGGTGAGTACACGGCCGCGGACACACTGAAGAACGTCGTGTTCGCCCTGACGCACCTGGACGGGACGCGGGAACTGGTCGTCGTGGGCCTGCCCGGTGACCGCGACGTGGACGACAAGCGCGTCGAGGTCGCCTTCGCCCCCGCATCCGTGGAGCCGGCCACCGAAGCGGACTTCGCCGCCAACCCGCTGCTGGTGAAGGGCTACATCGGACCCTGGTCGCCCACCGGCGCGATCCTGGGCGAGGAATCGGCCACCGGCATCCGGTACGTCCTCGACCCCCGCGTGGTCGACGGGACGAGTTGGATCACCGGCGCCAACATCGACCAGAAGCACGTGCACTCCCTCGTGGCCGGGCGCGACTTCGGGGCGGACGGTTTCGTCGAGGTCGCCAGCGTCCGCGAGGGCGACCCGGCACCGGACGGTTCCGGTCCGGTCTCGCTCGCCCGCGGGATGGAGATCGGCCACGTCTTCCAGCTCGGCCGGAAGTACGCCGACGCCCTCGGCCTCAAGGTGCTCGACGAGAACGGCAAGCTCGTCACCGTCACGATGGGCTCGTACGGCATCGGGGTCACCCGCATCCTGGCGATCATCGCGGAGCTGAACAACGATGACCGCGGATTGATCTGGCCCACCTCCGTCGCGCCGTTCGACGTGCACGTGGTCGCGGCGGGTCGCGACGCGGCCGCCTTCGAGCTCGCCGCCTCGCTGAGCGCGGAGCTCGAGACGGCGGGCCTGGACGTGCTCTACGACGACCGCCCCAAGGTCTCGCCCGGGGTGAAGTTCGGCGACGCCGAACTCATCGGCGTGCCGCGGATCGTCATCGTGGGTCGCGGCGCCGCCGAGGGCATGGTCGAGGTCTGGGACCGGCGCACGGGCGAGCGGGAGACCGTGCCCGCCGGCGACGTCCGAGGAATCCTCACCGCCTGA
- a CDS encoding YlxR family protein, whose product MDAVRTCVGCRTRAPRTDLLRVIAVGSRLVTDDRASMPGRGAWVHETPECMDAAIRRRAFVRALRVSGPLDTQTIEKRLLAMDTK is encoded by the coding sequence ATGGATGCTGTACGAACGTGTGTCGGATGTCGCACGCGTGCCCCCCGCACTGATCTCCTCCGGGTGATCGCCGTCGGATCCCGCCTCGTCACTGACGACCGGGCCTCGATGCCGGGGCGGGGCGCGTGGGTTCACGAGACGCCGGAGTGCATGGATGCCGCCATACGGCGCCGTGCCTTCGTCCGGGCATTGCGTGTGTCAGGCCCGCTTGACACGCAGACCATCGAGAAACGGCTATTGGCTATGGACACGAAGTGA
- a CDS encoding DUF1206 domain-containing protein — protein MTSTKDAARAAEANPVLRTLARAGYAANGVVHALIGAIVLAVASGAGGESDQSGAFKAIAAAPAGFVALWVLAVALGALGIWHGVAAVPVHASDPAKKWGRRVSEAGQAVVFLALGVIAGAVALGAEPSGDDAARAASSGVLAVPGGPFLLGAVGLGVAIAGIAFVVMGVRRSFRTKMTIPGGTVGGLTTALGVFGFIAKGVALFAVGVLLIVAAVRVDPEEAGGLDGAVATLLGLPLGPWLVASIGFGFIAYGVFCGFRARYARL, from the coding sequence ATGACCTCGACCAAGGACGCCGCCCGCGCGGCGGAGGCCAACCCGGTGCTGCGCACCCTCGCCCGCGCCGGCTACGCCGCGAACGGCGTCGTGCACGCCCTCATCGGGGCGATCGTCCTGGCCGTCGCCTCTGGCGCGGGGGGCGAGAGCGACCAGTCGGGCGCGTTCAAGGCGATCGCAGCCGCGCCGGCCGGGTTCGTCGCCCTCTGGGTGCTGGCCGTCGCGCTGGGCGCCCTGGGCATCTGGCACGGCGTGGCGGCGGTGCCCGTGCACGCCTCCGATCCGGCCAAGAAGTGGGGCAGGCGCGTCTCCGAGGCCGGGCAGGCGGTCGTCTTCCTCGCGCTGGGGGTGATCGCCGGCGCGGTCGCGCTGGGAGCGGAGCCCAGCGGGGACGACGCCGCCCGTGCCGCGAGCAGCGGCGTCCTCGCCGTCCCGGGTGGGCCGTTCCTCCTGGGCGCCGTCGGGCTCGGCGTCGCCATCGCGGGCATCGCGTTCGTCGTGATGGGCGTGCGGCGCAGCTTCCGCACCAAGATGACCATCCCCGGCGGCACGGTGGGAGGCCTCACCACGGCACTCGGGGTGTTCGGCTTCATCGCCAAAGGCGTCGCCCTGTTCGCGGTCGGCGTCCTGCTGATCGTCGCTGCGGTGCGCGTGGACCCGGAGGAGGCGGGCGGACTCGACGGCGCCGTCGCGACCCTCCTGGGGCTCCCCCTCGGGCCATGGCTCGTGGCGTCGATCGGGTTCGGGTTCATCGCGTACGGCGTGTTCTGCGGCTTCCGCGCCCGTTACGCGCGTCTCTGA
- a CDS encoding TIGR00730 family Rossman fold protein yields the protein MPERSIVPRDVTDDIRAVIADAGVSVNVDLVARILATGIGLGMDEASRLNLKITTAALSEMRAAFRLFAPYAGTPKVTIFGSARTRSDDARYLAAAEVAAALAERGWMIVTGAGPGIMQAAVEGAGAERSLGVSIRLPFEQSPNAVVADDARHVAMKYFFTRKLMLVKESQGFVCVPGGFGTLDEMFELLTLQQTGKAEPTPIVLLDEPGGTFWEGLRTFVDDHLIASGVVSTDDFDRVLITDSVEAAANEITGFWRNYDSMRWVGGRLVLRLRAEPDDAEVDELNERFGGLLASGRIERSAPLAREREDDDRLELPRLVLRLNQIKVGSLFRLIRAINDLPSAPPMSRPPV from the coding sequence ATGCCTGAACGCTCCATCGTGCCCCGCGACGTGACCGACGACATCCGCGCGGTGATCGCGGATGCCGGGGTCTCGGTGAACGTCGACCTCGTCGCCCGGATCCTCGCGACCGGCATCGGCCTCGGCATGGACGAGGCGAGCCGGCTGAACCTGAAGATCACCACCGCCGCGCTCTCCGAGATGCGCGCTGCCTTCCGTCTCTTCGCCCCGTATGCGGGCACCCCCAAGGTGACGATCTTCGGCTCGGCCCGGACGAGGTCCGACGACGCCCGATACCTGGCGGCGGCGGAGGTCGCGGCAGCCCTCGCCGAGCGCGGTTGGATGATCGTCACGGGCGCGGGACCCGGAATCATGCAGGCCGCGGTCGAGGGTGCCGGAGCGGAGCGCTCGCTCGGGGTGTCGATCCGGCTGCCCTTCGAGCAGAGCCCGAACGCGGTCGTCGCCGACGATGCGCGCCACGTGGCGATGAAGTACTTCTTCACGCGCAAGCTCATGCTGGTCAAGGAGTCGCAGGGCTTCGTGTGCGTGCCGGGGGGATTCGGCACCCTGGACGAGATGTTCGAGCTGCTGACCCTGCAGCAGACCGGCAAGGCGGAGCCGACGCCCATCGTTCTGCTCGACGAACCCGGCGGCACGTTCTGGGAGGGTCTGCGGACCTTCGTCGACGACCACCTGATCGCCTCCGGGGTCGTCTCAACCGACGACTTCGACCGGGTGCTGATCACCGACTCCGTGGAAGCGGCGGCGAACGAGATCACCGGGTTCTGGCGGAACTACGACTCGATGCGCTGGGTCGGCGGACGCCTCGTGCTGCGCCTGCGCGCGGAACCCGACGATGCCGAGGTCGACGAGCTGAACGAGCGCTTCGGCGGCCTCCTCGCGTCCGGCCGGATCGAACGCAGCGCGCCGCTCGCCCGGGAACGGGAGGACGATGACCGGCTGGAGCTCCCTCGGCTCGTGCTGCGGCTGAACCAGATCAAGGTCGGCTCGCTGTTCCGGCTCATCCGGGCGATCAACGATCTCCCGAGCGCGCCGCCGATGTCCCGCCCGCCCGTCTGA
- a CDS encoding benzoate/H(+) symporter BenE family transporter, translated as MIRATHTRDGAGDAPDAARPILAGVVTALVGYTSSFAVVLTGLAAVGATPGQAASGLLALSLTMGLACILLSWRTRMPITVAWSTPGAALLAATGSMEGGWAAVVGAFLVVALLILLTGVWPLLGSIVARIPPSLAQAMLAGVLLPLCLAPVTGLVANPWGVLPVVLTWLVFARLAPRWAVPLAFAAAAIVVIAGLAAEGASVPAAALLPHVELTVPTVTVGSLIGIALPLYIVTMASQNVPGVAVMQSFGYRVPWRPAMLVTGVATALAAPAGGHAVNLAAISAALAAGPDAGPDRTRRWIAGVSTGVSYLVLAAAASVFATLVVLAPAAVIPAVAGLALLGAFGSAVQQAIDDPGERMPAVVTFLVAASGVSFLGVSAAFWALAAGLLVRVVLHTGRR; from the coding sequence ATGATCCGAGCGACGCATACCCGCGACGGAGCAGGGGATGCCCCGGACGCGGCACGGCCGATCCTCGCGGGCGTGGTCACCGCGCTCGTCGGGTACACGAGTTCCTTCGCCGTCGTGCTCACCGGGCTCGCGGCCGTGGGGGCGACCCCCGGCCAAGCGGCCAGCGGCCTGCTCGCGCTGAGCCTGACGATGGGGCTCGCCTGCATCCTGCTGTCCTGGCGGACGCGGATGCCGATCACGGTCGCCTGGTCCACACCCGGTGCGGCACTCCTCGCCGCCACCGGCTCGATGGAGGGCGGCTGGGCAGCCGTGGTCGGTGCCTTCCTCGTCGTGGCGCTCCTCATCCTGCTGACCGGCGTCTGGCCTCTCCTCGGGAGCATCGTCGCCCGCATCCCACCCTCCCTCGCGCAGGCGATGCTCGCCGGCGTCCTGCTGCCGCTGTGTCTCGCTCCGGTGACGGGCCTGGTCGCGAACCCCTGGGGCGTGCTTCCGGTCGTGCTCACCTGGCTCGTCTTCGCGCGTCTCGCGCCCCGGTGGGCGGTGCCCCTCGCCTTCGCCGCCGCGGCGATCGTCGTGATCGCGGGTCTGGCGGCCGAGGGAGCCTCCGTGCCCGCGGCCGCGCTGCTGCCGCACGTGGAGCTGACCGTCCCGACCGTGACCGTCGGCTCTCTGATCGGCATCGCCCTGCCGCTGTACATCGTCACGATGGCGTCGCAGAACGTCCCCGGTGTCGCGGTGATGCAGAGCTTCGGGTACCGCGTCCCGTGGCGCCCGGCGATGCTCGTGACCGGCGTCGCCACGGCGCTCGCCGCGCCGGCAGGCGGGCACGCGGTGAACCTCGCCGCGATCAGCGCGGCGCTCGCCGCGGGGCCGGACGCCGGACCGGACCGGACGCGGCGCTGGATCGCCGGGGTGTCCACTGGGGTGTCCTACCTCGTGCTGGCAGCCGCGGCATCCGTGTTCGCGACCCTCGTGGTGCTCGCCCCGGCGGCGGTGATCCCGGCCGTCGCGGGACTCGCCCTACTCGGAGCGTTCGGCTCGGCGGTGCAGCAGGCGATCGACGACCCGGGGGAGCGGATGCCCGCCGTCGTGACCTTCCTGGTCGCCGCCTCCGGGGTCTCCTTCCTCGGTGTCAGCGCGGCCTTCTGGGCCCTCGCCGCCGGGCTGCTGGTGCGCGTGGTGCTGCACACCGGACGGCGCTGA